The Engraulis encrasicolus isolate BLACKSEA-1 unplaced genomic scaffold, IST_EnEncr_1.0 scaffold_964_np1212, whole genome shotgun sequence genome includes the window agtaaaagaaacaaatcccatcccgtcccgtcctgaaaagaatgtctcccaatcctgcccactcccactcaaaatcaatcccactcccgtttcataggcttttttaatgaaaaaataagcaagcattcccacCCTCATTCATTTCTATTCCCgatcctgcccgctcccattcatctttattcccgttcctgcccgctccggttttgactcccatcccgcgggaatccctgaaaaatgtcatcctctagtataGACTCAATTTTACCTCTTATCAGTCAAGGAGGTGCAAAGGCACGATCCTTTCCCTCAAccttctgaaagtgtgtgtgtgtgtgtgtgtgtgtgtgtgtgtgtgtgtgtgtgtgtgtgtgtgtgtgtgtgtgtgtgtgtgtgtgtgtgtgtgtgtgtgtgtgtgtgtgtgttgcagaaacCTGACAGGGATGAATGGGGCAGTGGCGTCGAGGCTCTTGAATGCGCTCTGTCGCTCGAGAAAAGCGTCAACCAATCACTGCTAGATCTACACAAGGTTGCCTCCGAGCGCAACGACCCACATGTAAGTCAAGACACACAATATGTACAGCACAAAATACACAACATGTACGACACAGAACACACAATATGTACGACACAGAACACACAATATGTAGTACAGCACAAAATACACAATATGTAcagacagggtgcgatttgtaggggggggattgtcctcccttctggttttgatattgtcactttttctacatgatttaaatcacagtttaatgtcatTTCATTGATATTGCTGATATATAtttccccttctggttttctgacgaATCACACCCTGTGTACAGTACAAAATACACAATATGCATAGCACAAAATACGTGCCCATGCGTGCAGGTAAGCCTTTGCCATGTTGTAACAGAGATGAATGCATAGGTCACCATGTAGTGGGAATGTGCCCAACTGTGCAATGCCGTAATCAATCATTTCAAAAGATAAATGAAGAACTAATATTAGATTTATTTTTCTCcccattaatctctctctctctctctctctctctctctctctctctctctctctctctctctctctctctctctctctctctctctctctctctgcgttcctCAGCTGTGTGACTTCCTTGAGACGCACTATCTGGATGAGCAGGTGAAGTCCATCAAGGAGCTGGCCGACTGGGTGGCCAACCTGCGGAAAATGGGCGCCCCCCAAAACGGCATGGCGGAGTACCTGTTCGACAAGCACACCCTGGGCAAGGAAAGCTCCTAATGAGGGGCACACCCTGGGCAAGGAAAGCTCCTAAATAATGTCctggtttggggtggggtggggtggtgaggtACCACTCTCTAGGCAGCCAGGAgggcaggggtgcgtttctcaaaaccgtagttgttagccagttagcaacttgggtagttgtcgatgggaaattgcattgcaaacaacaaagtagctaacgtagttagcaactatggcttcgagaaatgcaaccctgaAGAGCTAGAGCTGGGCTTCAGAGAGTTAGAACTGCCGTCTGTAAGTTTCCCTGTTGATATCTGTACCGTAGAGCTGcgattttgggatttttttgaaGTTGCACATGAATTATCAGCACAGCTGAAGTTGGAAGAAGAAACCTGTACTTCTGCACAGCTGTGTTAGCTCCACTACAAGGGAGCacgtagcaggattccatttctccagtcataaaataatctgagcatttattgcttcaatatcaacaaattccttcaaatactttttctgttgatctctaaagcgtcaatatagtctataatatgtactgtgactcctcaatgcgagctgccattgatattgaagcaataaatgctccgattattttttgactggagaaatgaaaTCCtactacatgctcccagacctctgtatgtgttgagcgccaccagggggctccagagctacacacacagagagaggtctggtaggaactaGAACTAGGCCAGCATCCAGTTCCCgcccgggccttatgtttgacacccctgatctgcTGGATCAGGCAGTGTAGTTGGATCAGAATAAATACAATTTTgaaaatacattttgaaaaatggctgctatggccaccatgttgaaaattcacgatggctccatatccagttctttagaatgcctttggctacatgtgtaccaatttccatgcttgtatcacaaactgaacgattgttttggttagccgctgcactaAATGGACTGAAGGATCTCAGGCTTGGGGCCCCAACAATCAAATATGATTAGGGCAGAAGGTGAACATTTCACCTTTCCTAGTAAGTAGATAGCCATAAGAACTTAACCATTTTTCACATAGAATTATTCCCTGTGAATTATTCCCTTGTTGACGTCTGCTCGTCAGTGTGGTAGGTTTTTACCAAAGACTCTATAGAGAAGACAGCTTAGTGACGTCATAAGAGcgtagtatggcatggccgcgagcagagtcactttcttcttctacagTCAGTAGGCCTTgcagcatggtaaagtgcaataccactaccgccagggctgcaGTCGTAGGACACTGATTTTTTGAGAGCTGTCCTCAATAATATCCCCTGCAATTAACTTTGACCGACGGctgtagttaatttggccacaaactgaacattgacaaccgTACATCCTCTTTCCTCATCCTCTTTGCGTACCGTGTCCTCAGGCTACACCCCAGTACTACACCGtagtggccaatgcattttccagcgaGCGAGCAATAGTTCTATTCCTATACGTTCTTTGTTTGTTTACTCTCTGAGGCCTggctctatcctcctctctggTGCAGGTCAGGGTTGATAACCAGCTGCTGCTGGGAGTTCCAGCTCCACGTTTTGCATGTTGCCCCGCCGCGTATGATAATCATATCAAATCAAACCACAGCTTCTGTCTAGTATCACCAAAACATATTGCTACGTTCTGTACATCCTATACTGTAATCCTAGGCTGCTACAATCATATATTTAAGTGGTCAATCATATATTTCATCAGTATACACTCATCTATGTTTTTAAACTAAGGGACTCTCCTGTCCTAGGACTGCTCTGGTCCTAATGATGGTGGTAATAATAAGCACTTTATGCATTTCTTTTTAAACTTTGGAAGAGTCATTCTCTTCTCCGTCCCCACATTTCCTCTTAATGGCAGAGTGTGGAATTtttttagtagcttatttccagaatataTTCTGCCTTCACAACTTGGATATTTTATTTACAACCAATCAATTTCCCAAGTCATTTCCAAGTTCTATGACCTGGGAATGTACACATTGTGTACACACTGATCTTCTCCTTGTAAATGCATCAAgctgaattttggaaataaactactaatgtATACACAGGTCCTTTAAGAAAACCCCTGCTGCTGTAATGCAGCTTTTATTTCATTCCCTGCTTGCTCATGTGCTGTTATAATTATATTCATTATGTATGCAAGACTGCAGTACATGacctgtatgcgtgtg containing:
- the LOC134445057 gene encoding ferritin, heavy subunit-like: MTSQVRQNYHQDCEAAINRQINLELYASYVYLSMAYYFERDDKSLPNFAKFFKSQSSEEKEHAEKLMSFQNQRGGRIFLQDIRKPDRDEWGSGVEALECALSLEKSVNQSLLDLHKVASERNDPHLCDFLETHYLDEQVKSIKELADWVANLRKMGAPQNGMAEYLFDKHTLGKESS